In Archangium violaceum, the following are encoded in one genomic region:
- a CDS encoding DUF3969 family protein has product MDDKRTSKEAYAEQILWLRAKDGDEVQRLIAVASLGMCRALATGTISPAYACHRLFGPALLARLDQLGASPGLRHAIHMATELEDVADLIPDKLASAIADVEAELLKALADFPPSDLAGEKWLVRAP; this is encoded by the coding sequence ATGGACGACAAGCGCACGAGCAAGGAAGCATACGCGGAGCAGATCTTGTGGCTCCGTGCAAAGGACGGGGATGAAGTGCAGCGACTCATCGCCGTAGCCTCCCTCGGCATGTGTCGCGCGTTGGCCACGGGCACGATCAGCCCTGCCTACGCTTGTCACCGGCTTTTCGGACCGGCCTTGCTGGCGCGACTCGATCAGCTCGGCGCATCCCCCGGGCTTCGCCATGCAATCCACATGGCCACCGAGCTTGAAGATGTGGCCGACCTCATCCCGGACAAATTGGCCAGCGCGATCGCGGATGTCGAAGCCGAACTCCTGAAGGCCCTGGCGGATTTCCCTCCGTCCGACCTTGCTGGCGAGAAGTGGCTGGTGAGGGCCCCGTGA